The proteins below come from a single Methanothermobacter sp. genomic window:
- the priS gene encoding DNA primase catalytic subunit PriS, with protein MFEAATPLERKRYYREEWDVRKLPEFIARNIHMREFGFDHTGRGPSDRYRVFDDEKRLSRFMRARFPFAAYSSVAFYREPGKRRGWQRSELIFDVDAKDLPVRSCNCEGVCETCLDEARELVLMMVDTLRGDLGLGDVHVVYSGRGYHIRVLDPGVMELGSEVRAEILRYTAGARRPRRKFIHSGESYEMEHFSIPLGYHRVFTERAKHVFLHMRGDERIENVTARTVREVVKNRELLLEDRWGEFKRRIGPRVYPRLVAGVAGINMKMVDAKVTIDLKRILRLPTSLHSKVSMICMEVKNPETFDPLKSAVPKFVHERES; from the coding sequence ATCTTTGAGGCCGCAACACCCCTTGAGAGGAAGAGGTACTACCGTGAAGAGTGGGATGTAAGGAAACTCCCGGAATTCATAGCCAGGAACATCCATATGAGGGAGTTCGGATTTGACCACACAGGCAGGGGCCCCAGTGACAGGTACAGGGTATTCGATGATGAGAAACGCCTTTCAAGGTTCATGAGGGCCAGGTTCCCATTTGCAGCCTACTCCTCCGTCGCATTCTACAGGGAGCCAGGTAAGAGGAGGGGATGGCAGCGATCTGAACTCATCTTTGACGTGGACGCCAAGGACCTTCCTGTGAGGTCATGTAACTGTGAGGGGGTCTGTGAAACGTGCCTTGATGAGGCAAGGGAACTGGTCCTCATGATGGTTGACACCCTCAGGGGTGACCTGGGACTGGGGGACGTGCACGTGGTATACTCAGGGAGGGGCTACCATATAAGGGTCCTTGACCCTGGGGTCATGGAACTTGGATCAGAGGTGAGGGCTGAGATCCTGAGGTACACCGCCGGTGCACGCAGGCCCAGGAGGAAATTCATACACAGCGGCGAATCCTATGAGATGGAACACTTCTCCATCCCCCTAGGGTACCACAGGGTCTTCACAGAGAGGGCGAAGCACGTCTTCCTCCACATGAGGGGTGATGAGAGGATAGAGAATGTCACGGCAAGGACGGTCCGTGAAGTTGTGAAGAACAGGGAACTCCTCCTTGAGGACAGGTGGGGGGAGTTCAAGAGGAGGATAGGCCCAAGGGTCTACCCCCGGCTGGTTGCCGGTGTTGCCGGGATAAACATGAAGATGGTGGATGCCAAGGTCACAATTGACCTCAAAAGGATACTGAGACTCCCCACATCACTCCACTCGAAGGTTAGCATGATATGCATGGAGGTTAAGAACCCTGAGACATTTGATCCCCTCAAGAGTGCCGTCCCGAAATTTGTTCATGAAAGGGAATCATAA
- a CDS encoding DNA primase codes for MVSSLFINPFSEDAREIVRNYGSPDTIFEASSALLDTVKRTRGQNLDDNSLLPGSIGELAIKRLEWYLRRQRKGFDHGDYAYLMNPEIEEYDVIAFYVLAQAAGAGFRRGSREVRLVVESAGALVEDRFRVLGSERAEIIEEVLIELGSEGTGWIELSELIGSGKLRLTDLILHRGRVVIDEDEFLMTFQDRITDRDPRSLYAALVGLELKETLISRIIMQKTEDYIERVSEMSSTVEPHPIIIETAERIRETVNEVTSFRGGPVKSAGQGKLVPDAFPPCIRGTLDGVKSGNRNDAIVLLLTSFISYARLYPSVFRDRTPLKVSDLDPDLRVVREEILPIIYGAAERCEPPLFEDDPQEKLNITAKLGFGVHDELEPEHEGESKWYTPMSCEKIKIHLPDLCRPDELCRRITNPLTYYNRKRWELQKEKSEQEGED; via the coding sequence ATGGTGTCTTCACTTTTCATAAACCCTTTCTCAGAGGATGCCAGGGAAATTGTAAGGAACTATGGATCCCCTGACACTATATTTGAGGCCAGCAGTGCACTCCTGGATACAGTTAAACGTACAAGGGGCCAGAACCTTGATGATAATTCACTCCTCCCGGGAAGCATAGGTGAACTTGCCATCAAGAGACTGGAATGGTACCTCAGGAGGCAGAGAAAAGGTTTTGATCATGGGGACTACGCATACCTCATGAACCCCGAAATAGAGGAGTACGATGTAATTGCATTCTATGTCCTTGCACAGGCAGCAGGTGCAGGTTTCAGAAGGGGCTCAAGGGAGGTGAGACTGGTTGTTGAATCTGCAGGGGCCCTTGTGGAGGACCGCTTCAGGGTCCTTGGAAGTGAAAGGGCTGAGATAATCGAGGAAGTCCTCATTGAACTTGGATCCGAAGGAACCGGCTGGATTGAACTCTCAGAACTCATTGGGTCAGGTAAGCTGAGGCTCACAGACCTCATACTCCACAGGGGGAGGGTTGTGATTGATGAGGACGAATTCCTCATGACATTCCAGGATCGAATAACCGACAGGGACCCCAGGAGTCTCTATGCTGCACTTGTGGGTCTGGAACTCAAGGAGACACTGATATCCCGTATAATAATGCAAAAGACAGAGGACTACATTGAGAGGGTCTCTGAGATGAGCTCCACAGTGGAACCCCACCCCATCATCATTGAAACAGCAGAAAGGATAAGGGAGACTGTTAATGAGGTCACATCATTCAGGGGAGGGCCGGTTAAATCTGCAGGGCAAGGTAAACTTGTCCCGGATGCATTCCCCCCATGCATAAGGGGGACCCTGGATGGTGTGAAATCAGGTAACAGGAACGACGCCATCGTCCTCCTGCTCACCTCATTCATATCCTATGCAAGGTTATACCCCTCGGTTTTCAGGGACCGGACACCCCTTAAGGTTTCAGACCTTGACCCTGACCTAAGGGTGGTCAGGGAGGAGATACTCCCCATAATATATGGGGCAGCAGAGAGGTGTGAACCACCCCTATTTGAGGACGACCCCCAGGAGAAGCTGAACATAACCGCGAAGCTGGGATTTGGGGTCCATGATGAACTGGAACCCGAACATGAGGGTGAGAGTAAATGGTACACTCCCATGAGCTGCGAGAAGATCAAAATACACCTACCCGACCTCTGCAGACCCGATGAGCTCTGCAGGAGGATCACCAATCCCCTCACCTACTACAACAGGAAGAGGTGGGAGCTCCAGAAGGAGAAGTCAGAACAGGAAGGGGAGGACTGA
- a CDS encoding DUF530 domain-containing protein yields the protein MNESGLIARSERFLESIRDRRISEDDLKSPEALLNLYIYLRGNLEELQDLKEAMELRGFKYPFRSISGYSTHQSPEIAEDIHDIKRHAQYFRMKASVKKNLLDRVNSAISSHRIALGNIEEYVFLTCHGCSRTLRLGEVELHDPAGGIDCPCGSDSLKVIFNERAICRPEIIPHLPLSGDYMVKMSELSLWARKALKKIMRLLKNEKKGAVRSASLVIRVLEDGRWIRRRITLDSEDDDYERMLRQKYGPNVRVELIQFHRKKSSIVNDRYTRTALALAYAGLSQKIIDQIQDTVYRENLRDYDAVERYREIVFDARTYSPDLRISEDELREVRLHRMHRLIHEAGLGDENGNLNPKLKEDLETMEELKREVFRDVPVNLILWDIAFYYLGTSLDRRSKYSGPFPNLRPVLDRTQVRTFDEFSEDALELLRGYWNCGMVYIENLGDVLLRKFEIEEKMKGLHMKPDPLAFGAAVLHMETDIDTETCAELFHVSVEDVTQEERSIENLGKPSTDRARMFLNLIKGN from the coding sequence ATGAACGAATCAGGTCTAATTGCAAGGTCAGAAAGGTTTCTGGAGAGTATAAGGGATAGAAGGATCTCTGAAGATGATCTTAAGTCACCGGAGGCGCTCCTTAACCTTTACATCTATCTCCGTGGAAACCTTGAGGAGCTTCAGGATCTGAAGGAGGCTATGGAGCTGAGGGGTTTCAAGTACCCCTTCAGGTCAATATCCGGGTACAGCACCCACCAGTCCCCTGAAATCGCTGAGGACATCCATGATATAAAGAGGCATGCCCAGTACTTCCGTATGAAGGCATCTGTAAAGAAGAACCTTCTTGACAGGGTTAACTCTGCAATCTCATCCCACAGGATAGCCCTTGGCAACATTGAGGAGTACGTTTTCCTCACATGCCATGGATGTTCAAGAACCCTGCGGCTGGGAGAGGTTGAGCTTCATGACCCAGCAGGGGGTATTGACTGCCCCTGTGGATCAGATAGCCTGAAGGTCATCTTCAATGAACGGGCAATCTGCAGGCCTGAGATAATACCGCACCTCCCTCTCTCAGGGGATTACATGGTGAAGATGTCTGAGCTGAGCCTCTGGGCCAGGAAGGCCCTCAAGAAGATAATGAGGCTCCTTAAAAACGAAAAGAAGGGGGCTGTAAGATCTGCCAGCCTCGTTATAAGGGTCCTTGAGGATGGAAGGTGGATCAGAAGGCGCATAACCCTTGACAGTGAGGACGATGACTACGAGAGGATGCTGAGGCAGAAGTATGGCCCAAATGTTAGGGTGGAGCTGATACAGTTCCACAGGAAAAAATCCAGCATAGTGAATGACAGGTACACGAGGACCGCCCTTGCACTTGCATATGCAGGTCTATCCCAGAAGATAATAGATCAGATACAGGATACCGTCTACAGAGAGAATCTCAGGGATTACGATGCTGTGGAGAGGTACCGGGAGATAGTCTTTGATGCCAGGACATATTCACCTGATCTCAGGATTTCCGAAGATGAACTAAGGGAGGTTAGATTGCATAGGATGCACAGGCTAATCCATGAAGCCGGTCTTGGTGATGAAAATGGTAACCTGAATCCCAAGCTGAAGGAGGATCTTGAGACAATGGAGGAACTCAAGAGGGAGGTCTTCAGGGATGTTCCCGTGAACCTCATTCTCTGGGACATCGCCTTCTACTACCTTGGAACATCCCTGGATCGTCGCTCCAAATACTCGGGTCCATTTCCCAACCTTAGACCCGTACTTGACAGGACACAGGTGAGGACCTTCGATGAGTTCAGTGAGGATGCCCTTGAACTCCTCAGGGGGTACTGGAACTGTGGAATGGTCTATATTGAGAACCTGGGGGATGTTCTACTGAGGAAATTTGAGATTGAGGAGAAAATGAAGGGCCTGCACATGAAACCTGACCCCCTTGCATTCGGGGCCGCTGTACTGCACATGGAGACAGATATTGACACTGAAACATGCGCTGAACTCTTCCATGTGAGTGTGGAGGACGTGACACAAGAAGAAAGAAGCATTGAAAACCTGGGCAAGCCATCTACTGACAGGGCTAGAATGTTTCTTAACCTTATAAAAGGTAATTGA
- the metG gene encoding methionine--tRNA ligase produces the protein MSKVFITCALPYANGPTHLGHLRSTYIPADIYARYRRLRGDDVLFVCATDEHGTPIAVKAEREGLEPIEVATEYHEMIKRDLEECDISFDSFTRTTDDLHYEIAQNFFLKLYEKGYIYEKDIKQLYCNSCERFLPDRYVEGTCPHCGGEGARGDHCESCGRHLEPLQLEDPLCMVCGSEPVVRDSRHYFFRLSQFQDKLRGWIEESDMPSNVKNYALQWLREGLRDWILTRDMDWGVPVPLEGNDGKIIYVWGEAFLGYISSAAAWSRRSGKPWREYWDAGAVHFIGKDIIYHHAIFWPALLMAYGCRTPENIIAGEYLSLEGRKMSTSKNWVVWTSDFLERFHKDLLRYYLTVNAPLTRDTDFSWDDFQRRVNDELADVLGNFLHRTFSFTGRFFDGRVPEPSELTAEDEEFLNSIKRAPDTVGELLENFQFRDALMAVIKLAKKGNKYFNDQEPWKAIKESPERASTCLYLCNLLAANLGKLLMPFMPSSAGRVLSIMNMEDEPWGFHELEAGRVIERAKPLFSKIPDEVIEEEKSKLIKEEDSVSETVTIDDFAALDIRVGIIRSAERIEGSDKLLKLIIDVGEREMQVVAGLAEKYSPDDLLERKVTVLTNLKPAKLFGVKSEGMVLATGESLNLLDPGDAGIGERIM, from the coding sequence TTGAGCAAAGTATTTATCACCTGCGCACTTCCCTATGCCAATGGGCCCACACATCTCGGTCATCTGAGGTCAACCTACATACCCGCAGATATATATGCAAGGTACAGGAGGCTGCGGGGTGACGATGTCCTGTTTGTGTGCGCCACAGATGAACACGGAACACCCATAGCTGTCAAGGCAGAGAGGGAGGGCCTGGAACCCATTGAAGTGGCCACAGAGTACCATGAGATGATAAAACGTGACCTTGAGGAATGCGACATATCCTTTGACAGTTTCACAAGGACAACCGATGATCTGCACTATGAAATAGCCCAGAACTTCTTTCTGAAACTCTATGAGAAGGGCTACATATACGAGAAGGATATAAAGCAGCTCTACTGCAACAGCTGTGAGCGCTTCCTCCCGGATAGGTACGTTGAGGGGACCTGTCCCCACTGTGGAGGTGAGGGTGCCCGTGGAGACCACTGTGAGAGCTGTGGAAGGCACCTTGAACCCCTCCAGCTTGAGGATCCACTGTGCATGGTGTGCGGCTCAGAACCCGTGGTGAGGGATTCAAGGCACTACTTCTTCCGCCTCAGCCAGTTCCAGGATAAACTCAGGGGATGGATTGAGGAATCGGATATGCCCTCAAATGTTAAGAACTACGCCCTGCAGTGGCTCAGGGAGGGCCTCAGGGACTGGATACTCACGAGGGACATGGACTGGGGAGTCCCTGTACCCCTTGAGGGAAATGATGGTAAGATAATCTATGTCTGGGGTGAGGCCTTCCTTGGATACATATCATCTGCTGCAGCCTGGAGCAGAAGAAGCGGAAAGCCCTGGAGGGAATACTGGGATGCAGGCGCGGTTCACTTCATAGGAAAGGACATAATATACCACCACGCCATATTCTGGCCAGCCCTCCTCATGGCCTACGGGTGCAGAACCCCTGAGAACATAATAGCCGGGGAGTACCTCTCACTTGAGGGGAGAAAGATGTCCACCAGTAAGAACTGGGTTGTCTGGACATCAGATTTCCTTGAAAGATTCCATAAGGACCTTCTGAGGTACTACCTCACAGTCAACGCCCCGCTAACCAGGGATACTGATTTCTCATGGGACGACTTCCAGAGGAGGGTCAACGATGAACTGGCGGATGTCCTTGGAAACTTCCTCCACCGCACCTTCTCCTTCACAGGGAGGTTCTTTGATGGCAGGGTGCCTGAACCATCAGAACTCACCGCAGAGGACGAGGAGTTCCTCAACTCCATAAAAAGAGCCCCAGATACTGTGGGTGAGCTCCTGGAGAACTTCCAGTTCAGGGACGCCCTGATGGCAGTGATTAAACTTGCAAAGAAGGGTAACAAGTACTTCAACGATCAGGAACCATGGAAGGCCATTAAGGAGTCACCTGAGAGGGCCTCAACATGCCTCTACCTATGCAACCTCCTTGCGGCCAACCTCGGGAAACTCTTAATGCCCTTCATGCCATCCTCAGCGGGGAGAGTGCTCTCCATCATGAACATGGAGGATGAACCATGGGGCTTCCATGAACTTGAAGCGGGAAGGGTCATAGAGAGGGCCAAGCCCCTCTTCTCAAAGATACCTGATGAGGTAATTGAGGAGGAGAAATCAAAACTCATCAAGGAGGAGGATAGTGTGTCTGAGACCGTGACAATCGATGACTTTGCAGCCCTGGACATCAGGGTGGGTATTATAAGGTCAGCTGAGAGAATAGAGGGGTCAGATAAGCTCCTTAAACTTATTATAGACGTGGGTGAAAGGGAAATGCAGGTGGTTGCGGGCCTTGCAGAGAAGTACAGCCCCGATGATCTCCTTGAGAGGAAGGTTACCGTCCTTACCAACCTTAAACCAGCCAAACTCTTTGGTGTTAAATCTGAGGGCATGGTCCTTGCAACCGGTGAATCACTGAACCTCCTGGATCCTGGTGATGCAGGTATCGGTGAACGGATAATGTAG